From one Anoplolepis gracilipes chromosome 8, ASM4749672v1, whole genome shotgun sequence genomic stretch:
- the Rnf146 gene encoding E3 ubiquitin-protein ligase RNF146 encodes MAQAKLNVPEKSGGTIKEKDKDTEEKEGLTVVPECAVCLQPCIHPARLPCSHIYCYLCVKGVANQSKRCPMCRQEIPPDFLERPQLVEIDESQKESEPEEEYQWFYEGRNGWWQYDQRTSIELETAYKQGKRTCELLIAGFLYIADFGSMLQLRRNDPSRRRRIKRDLYNVPRKGVAGLRLNVQDEEIVREIRGAERPASPASDSMGTGDGTNTPIPPSNTPQTPAGGTASGDATPLNDRIDQRSDSLHQVLEQMRSLVLREHLSLNSDNEFEEDTEDATISDHPALS; translated from the exons ATGGCACAAGCGAAACTCAACGTGCCGGAGAAATCCGGAGGCACTATTAAGGAAAAGGACAAAGATACCGAAGAAAAAGAAG GTCTTACCGTCGTACCAGAATGTGCTGTGTGTCTACAACCTTGCATTCATCCAGCCAGATTACCCTGCAGTCATATATACTGCTATCTGTGTGTAAAAGGAGTTGCTAATCAGAGCAAACGATGTCCAATGTGTCGTCAAGAGATACCACCAGATTTCCTTGAAAGACCTCAACTGGTAGAAATTGACGAGTCTCAGAAGGAGTCGGAACCTGAGGAAGAATACCAATGGTTTTACGAAGGTCGAAATG GTTGGTGGCAATATGATCAACGTACAAGTATTGAATTAGAAACGGCATATAAGCAGGGCAAAAGGACCTGTGAGTTGCTGATTGCAGGATTCCTTTATATTGCCGATTTTGGCTCAATGCTACAATTGCGGAGAAATGATCCTTCTAGACGAAGGCGGATTAAAAGAGATCTGTACAATGTACCAAGAAAAGGGGTTGCTGGATTACGTCTCAACGTGCAAGACGAAGAGATTGTGAGGGAAATAAGAGGTGCAGAGCGACCAGCTAGTCCCGCAAGTGATAGTATGG GTACAGGAGATGGCACTAATACTCCCATACCGCCTAGTAATACACCCCAAACACCTGCAGGTGGTACAGCGAGTGGCGACGCAACACCTTTAAACGATAGAATAGATCAAAGATCAGATTCCCTGCATCAAGTTCTAGAACAGATGCGTTCTCTGGTTCTAAGAGAACATTTGTCCTTAAATAGTGATAATGAATTTGAAGAGGATACAGAAGATGCAACGATTTCGGATCATCCCGCTCTATCATAG